GTGCACATCCCAGCAGGTCTTTCCCTTCTAAAACGATCGGTATGGATTGTACTTGTATGGGGGTAGGCTGGGTATAACCTTCTTTTTTAATTGCTTTTAAAATGGGCTCGATCAACCCTAATTGCTCAAATAGCATATTGTATTTATAATCTTCGGTAATAAAATTAAACGCCTCTTTATAGCCAGCGTTCAGCATTGAGGAGAGCAGTAAAGAAAGATTCTGGAGAGAGCTTTATGCTTTGAACTCAACATAACGAACGTAAAGATACGGATTTTCCCGTCAGTAAACGGTAAGGGCGTGGAGATTGGTTATATGTGAAAATTCACTCAGTAAAAAACACTATAATTCAATTATTTACACATATAGAAGGGCTAACCCCATGGGAGCCAGCCCTTCCGGTAATGTCATTAACGCGACTTATTTGGCCGGCGCTTCATCAGGTTTGGTTTTTGGCTCTTCGTTACCATGGTGACAGGTGTAGCAGGACACGGACATCACTTCTGTTCCTTTGAAGAACTTCTTGTTGATGCGGTGTGTCATTTTCATCATAGACCGTGCAATGTCTTTGTGTTGATTTTCATCACTGGCGAAGTCCAGTTTTTTAGGATCATCTTTTTGTGCTGCGTGACAGTAGCCGCACTTTACGCCCAGGGCAGCATTGAAGCTGCGCATGGTGGCTATCAGCTCATCATGGCTGATGTTTTTGGGTAATACTTTGAGGTTTTTAGGCTTCTCAGGTTCCTGAGGCAAAGCCAGTGAACACAGGGTAACCGCTGTTGCTAACGCAGCTGCTACCATGAATGTTTTTTTCATTTTCATGACCATGGTTTTAAATAGTATGTAAAGCTTCCTGATACTGAATCTACAAAAAAATATATATGTAATGGAATTTTTTTGACAGACGGGCTAAGCGTTTGAGGGCTTCGTACTGGCCAAAACGTTAGTCGGCAGCTCAGAAACAGACGGTAGGAACAGGGAAGCAACAGGGAAGCAACAGGGAAGCAACAGCGTTTCTCCATGTCCGCAAGTTCCGGGTTTTTTGCCGACTTTCGCAGGGGTAACTTTGTCTTAAAATGATAAAGCCATGAACAATTACGATAAAATTGCCACGGCAATTGCATACATCAACGACAATTACAAGGAACAGCCGGAACTTAAAGACATGGCGGCTTCCGTTCACATGAGCCCGTTTCATTTCCAACGGGTGTTCAGTGAATGGGCAGGCGTTACGCCTAAAAAATTCCTGCAGTATCTTACGCTGCACCACGCCAAACAACTGCTGAAACAGGAGAAAACAACCTTGTCCGATGCCGCCTTCGAAACAGGACTGTCCGGCACCAGCAGGCTGCATGACCTGTTTATCAATATTGAAAGTATGACACCGGGAGAATATAAAAACGGCGGAAAGTCTTTGCAGATCAACTACAGCTTCGCAGAGAGCCCGTTTGGCAATATACTGGTGGCGTCCACCGGCAAAGGCATCTGTCATATGGCTTTTGCGGACAACCGCGAAGAGGCGCTACAGGACCTGATCGCCAGTTTTCCCAACGCGCAGTTTACACAGATGACAGACCTCATTCAGCAAAATACGCTGTACATCTTCACCAAAGAACAACATCGCCTCTCAGAGATCAAGCTTCACCTGAAAGGCACCGCTTTCCAGCTGAAGGTATGGGAAGCCCTGCTGAAAATACCCATGGGCAATCTCACCACCTATCAGCAGCTGGCGGCCGCGGTAGACAACCCGAAGGCATCAAGGGCGGTAGGTACCGCCGTAGGCCAGAACCCCGTGGCGTTCCTGATCCCCTGCCACCGCGTAATAAAATCGACCGGCGAATTCGGGCATTACCATTGGGGAGACGTCCGTAAACAAGCCATGATCGGCTGGGAATCAGCACAATCATTTAATCATTGAGTGATGGGGCCATGCTAATATTTTAATCAACATACTTCGGACCCACGAAATCAAAAAAGCGTAAATCAAAAAATCCGTAAATGAAAAGGGCCGCCCACTCGTGAAGGGCAGCCCTTATTTGCTTATGAAAGAGGACCAGCACTAGAGAGTGCCTGTCTGTTTATTAGAGGATAATGTGCATTACTGGTTATCCACGGCCAGCTTGTTGTACACCAGCTCATCGGAAGAGAGAGGCCAGATGTAACCTGTGGCTGTTGGCGGTACCGCCAGCACTGTAGCGCTCTTGGCAGGGAAGGGAATACCCAGACGGATAATTTCCATGGCCCTGTTACCTTCTCCCAGTAACTCAATATGTTTTTCTTTAAGGATAGCATTAATCAGATCGTTCGCTGTCGGGAAATCAGCTGCAGTAAACACTGTTGTCGCATCGGAACGGCCACGTACGGCATTCAGCAAAGCGATGGCGGAGGGATCTACGGTATTGGATACACGTACTTTCGCTTCCGCTTCAATCAGCAGCAATTCTGCCCAGCGCAGTACCGGCGCAAAGTCCAGGTAAGGGCTCGGACCGGAATATTTCACCAGGAAAGAACGCGAACCAACCGGCATAATAAACTGCCTTCTGGCATCGCTGGCTTTCCAGGAAGCATCTGCCACGATACTACCGGTAGCAGTGTTCAGGGCGTACTCTGCGTTACCACCAACGGAAGCAGGGCTGTAGTAATATCCCAACTGCGTCTGCGTGCCCGGGAAATCGCCTGGGGAAGCACCAAACGGCATGTATATCACGGCTTCTTTACCGGCATACTTGGGCGTGTACAGGTTCTTCAGGTCAGACTCCAGCACGTAACCGGCAGGCGAAGTGAACGGACCTGTTCCGGCAATCAGCTTGGCGCCTTCTGTCAGCACTTTGTCGTATTGCCCCATTTGCAGGTATACTTTCATCTTCAGCGCAATAGCACTGTAGGAGTTGCCTTTGTTGGCAGCGAACTTGGTAGAGGCGCTCAATTTAGGCAGCAGCGCTTCTGCAGAGTCCAGGTCACGGATGATCTGGTCATAAGTTTCTTTTACGGTGCTGCGTGCACGGGAATAATCACCCAGTTTGGTATGCGGCTCCCAGAAAAGGATCAGCCCGGGTTTGCTGCCTGCGCCATCCCAGTAAGGACGGGCAAATAACTGCAGCAGGGAAAAATAAGACAGACCTCTTACGAATTTGGCATCACCGGCGTATATCTTTGCCAGTGAGTCGCCCACCACGGCATTGCCTTTGGCTGCCATGCCTGCCAGGAATACATTAGCATTGTTAATGGCCATATAACCCTGGGACCAGATCTCCTTGATCTCCTGGGACTCGCCTACGGCAGTCATTTTCCAGGTAGCATTCAGTGTTACGTTGTTCGTGGTCAGGTTCACAAAATCTTCGCCTCTCACATCGTTTGCGATCAGTACTTTACCACCCAGGAACTTACCGTTTTTCATCACGGTGTACAAACCGGTAGCTTCGTTACCAATCCGTTCTTTCTGCGTAAACGCCTCCCAGTCAGGGATATCGGTTGTCGGTTTCGGTGTAAGCAGGTCTTTCTGGCAGGAAGAGCCAAGGACCGCGATACCTAATGCCAGTATATATGCACTAATTTTATTCATCATCGATCATTTTAGAAATTAACATTTAAACCCACTGTCACAGTACGGCCATTACCCAGCGTGTTACGGTCAATACCCTGACCGGAAGCGTTGTTGCCATTGGAAGATACTTCCGGATCAGGACCGGGGTATTTCGTCATAATGGCGAGGTTCTGACCTCTTACATATACTTTGGCGCCGCTCAGGTGAATGGATTTCAACGCTGTTTCAGGCAGAATGTAAGTCAGGCCCACGGTACGGAGTTTAAGGAAATCTCCTTTGAATGCATTGGCGCTGATAGCGAAGGAAGAACCATTGGAGATGTTATCGCCGTACACCACTTTAGGTGTTTCGCTCACATCACCCGGATTTTTCCATCTGCTCAACACGTCAACGCTGTTGTTCCAGTAACGCTGGTCTTTCATACCGGCAAGGCTGCCGTAGTAAACATAGAAACCAGTCTGGTATGTCAGCAATACGTTCAGTTCAAAATTTTTGTAGCGGAAAGTGTTTTCAAAACCGCCTACCAGTTTAGGGTTGGTGTTTTGATAAGCCACCGCGTCTTTGGTGCCTACAGCAGGTGCAGGTTTACCGTCGGCATAGCTGTACACAGCTCCTACCGGATTGTAGTAAACATCTTCTCCTGCTTTATTCACAAAGATCCTTCTGCCCGTCTGCGGATCCACACCCTTTGTGCGAACAACATAAAGCATACTGGCGGGATAGCCTACCTGGTTTACACTGGTTTGTTCCAGGGAGCTGGTCACAAACGGGATTTTATCCAGGCTGCCGGCAAGGTCAGTGATTTCATTTTTGTTGTAAGCAATGTTGAAAGAGGTGTTCCACGTAAAGTCCTTTTTAGTTACCGCTGCTGCACTAATGCTGAATTCCACGCCTTTGTTATACATTTTGCCTACGTTGGATGGAATGGTGGCGATAACGGTGGAGGAAGGAATACCGGCGGAAGGGATTTGAGGCACAAACAGGATCAGGCCGTCGATATTGTTATAGTAGTAGCTCAGTTCACCGGTAATCCTGTTGTTCAGGAAACCATAACTGATACCCACATCTGTTTTTTTACTTACTTCCCATCCCAGGTTCGGGTTGCCCGCCTGGCTGAAATACAGGGAAGGTCTTTCACCATAAGGTACGGGTCTGTAGAGCGATAATGCGTCATAGTCGCCCAGACCGGCGTAGTTGCCCACTTTACCGTAGCTGCCGCGCAGTTTCAGGGAAGAGAACACATTAGCCAGTTTGCTGTTGGCCCAGAAATCTTCTTTAGTGATTTCCCAACCGGCAGACACGCTGAAGAAAGTACCTTTCTTCTTGTCTTCACCAAAGGCTGAATACTGGTCCTGACGCACGCTTCCACTCAGGAAATATTTTTCTTTGTAGTTGTAGTTGGCACGGGAGAACCATGAGAGCAGGTAGTTGCTGCGGCGCAACATGTTACGGCTCAAATCTGTCAACCAGCCACCTTCGGAGTTATTGAAGTAAGAGTCCATCTGGTTTTGACGGCCGATACCATAACGCTCACGCTGATCACGCTGTTGTTCTGTACCGAACAATACGCTCAGACTATGCTGGTTAAAGGTTTTGTCAAACTGCGCGGTGTTGGTCCACGTCCATCTTTTATACTGTGTATAGGTGCTGGTAGCATCACCGTTGCTGCTAAAACCATCACCATTCTTATTATTCATATAGATGTCGTTGTTCATCAGGATATAGTCGATACCATACTGTGTACGTAAGGTCAACCATTCCCAGGGCTTCAACTGGCCATACACATTTCCCTGTACGTGATTAGCTTCTGTATTGGAGTGATCGAGGTCCAGCAGGATTTTAGGATTGTAGATGCCCACGTTCAAACCACCTTTCGCGCCGCCGA
The Chitinophaga varians genome window above contains:
- a CDS encoding bifunctional helix-turn-helix domain-containing protein/methylated-DNA--[protein]-cysteine S-methyltransferase, producing the protein MNNYDKIATAIAYINDNYKEQPELKDMAASVHMSPFHFQRVFSEWAGVTPKKFLQYLTLHHAKQLLKQEKTTLSDAAFETGLSGTSRLHDLFINIESMTPGEYKNGGKSLQINYSFAESPFGNILVASTGKGICHMAFADNREEALQDLIASFPNAQFTQMTDLIQQNTLYIFTKEQHRLSEIKLHLKGTAFQLKVWEALLKIPMGNLTTYQQLAAAVDNPKASRAVGTAVGQNPVAFLIPCHRVIKSTGEFGHYHWGDVRKQAMIGWESAQSFNH
- a CDS encoding SusC/RagA family TonB-linked outer membrane protein, with translation MRKFLLVVASMLFLASTLLAQSHRTVTGKITDEQGAALPGVSVSLPGGKTGTVTDAKGAFSLSVPSEAKTLRISFVGYEAKTLPITGESMGTIQLTSDTKAISEVVVVGYGTQRKKEVTGNIASVKGTSLANLPVQSFEAGLGGRAAGVQITVPNGVVNNPPVFRIRGVNSLSMSAYPLIVIDGVPTFSGDVGSTSAPLNPLSSINPADIESIDIAKDAAATAIYGSRAANGVVLVTTKKGKAGRPRVMYDGWVGMTSPNRLPKLLNAQQYVDVKNEGLANAGDARRYELNKDANGNIIDTKWLDVVYRDRAISQSHSLSVGGGTENTSYYFSAGYTKQEGILKQNDFVRKNLMVNVDQKVGRIFSVGTKIAYSNELSLISGSSGSLEGEAFNSGGLARLAFLTSPIVSPYNNDGTYNTNGGSGIGGAKGGLNVGIYNPKILLDLDHSNTEANHVQGNVYGQLKPWEWLTLRTQYGIDYILMNNDIYMNNKNGDGFSSNGDATSTYTQYKRWTWTNTAQFDKTFNQHSLSVLFGTEQQRDQRERYGIGRQNQMDSYFNNSEGGWLTDLSRNMLRRSNYLLSWFSRANYNYKEKYFLSGSVRQDQYSAFGEDKKKGTFFSVSAGWEITKEDFWANSKLANVFSSLKLRGSYGKVGNYAGLGDYDALSLYRPVPYGERPSLYFSQAGNPNLGWEVSKKTDVGISYGFLNNRITGELSYYYNNIDGLILFVPQIPSAGIPSSTVIATIPSNVGKMYNKGVEFSISAAAVTKKDFTWNTSFNIAYNKNEITDLAGSLDKIPFVTSSLEQTSVNQVGYPASMLYVVRTKGVDPQTGRRIFVNKAGEDVYYNPVGAVYSYADGKPAPAVGTKDAVAYQNTNPKLVGGFENTFRYKNFELNVLLTYQTGFYVYYGSLAGMKDQRYWNNSVDVLSRWKNPGDVSETPKVVYGDNISNGSSFAISANAFKGDFLKLRTVGLTYILPETALKSIHLSGAKVYVRGQNLAIMTKYPGPDPEVSSNGNNASGQGIDRNTLGNGRTVTVGLNVNF
- a CDS encoding c-type cytochrome; this translates as MKMKKTFMVAAALATAVTLCSLALPQEPEKPKNLKVLPKNISHDELIATMRSFNAALGVKCGYCHAAQKDDPKKLDFASDENQHKDIARSMMKMTHRINKKFFKGTEVMSVSCYTCHHGNEEPKTKPDEAPAK
- a CDS encoding RagB/SusD family nutrient uptake outer membrane protein, translating into MMNKISAYILALGIAVLGSSCQKDLLTPKPTTDIPDWEAFTQKERIGNEATGLYTVMKNGKFLGGKVLIANDVRGEDFVNLTTNNVTLNATWKMTAVGESQEIKEIWSQGYMAINNANVFLAGMAAKGNAVVGDSLAKIYAGDAKFVRGLSYFSLLQLFARPYWDGAGSKPGLILFWEPHTKLGDYSRARSTVKETYDQIIRDLDSAEALLPKLSASTKFAANKGNSYSAIALKMKVYLQMGQYDKVLTEGAKLIAGTGPFTSPAGYVLESDLKNLYTPKYAGKEAVIYMPFGASPGDFPGTQTQLGYYYSPASVGGNAEYALNTATGSIVADASWKASDARRQFIMPVGSRSFLVKYSGPSPYLDFAPVLRWAELLLIEAEAKVRVSNTVDPSAIALLNAVRGRSDATTVFTAADFPTANDLINAILKEKHIELLGEGNRAMEIIRLGIPFPAKSATVLAVPPTATGYIWPLSSDELVYNKLAVDNQ